Proteins encoded in a region of the Bubalus bubalis isolate 160015118507 breed Murrah chromosome 9, NDDB_SH_1, whole genome shotgun sequence genome:
- the LOC102412863 gene encoding olfactory receptor 2L8 codes for METYNRTSNDFILIGLFSPSRIGLFLFIFIVLIFLMALFGNLSMILLIFLDTHLHTPMYFLLSQLSFIDLNYISTIVPKMASNFLFGNKSISFIGCGIQSFFFLTLAVAEALLLTSMAYDRYVAICFPLHYPIRISKRVCVLMITGSWIMGAINSCAHTTYALHIPYCRSRAINHFFCDVPAMLTLACIDTWVYEYTVFVSTTLFLVLPFIVIACSYGRVLFAVYRMNSAEGKKKAYSTCITHLTVVTFYYAPFVYTYLRPRSLRSPTEDKALAVFYTILTPMLNPLIYSLRNKEVMEALRRVTQRLCSVKM; via the coding sequence ATGGAAACCTATAATCGAACGTCAAATGATTTCATATTAATTGGATTGTTCTCCCCTTCAAGAATTgggctgtttctttttattttcattgttcttattttcttaatgGCATTATTTGGCAACCTGTCGATGATCCTTCTCATCTTTCTGGACACGCATCTCCATACACCAATGTATTTTCTTCTTAGTCAGCTCTCCTTCATTGACCTAAACTACATCTCCACCATTGTCCCCAAAATGGCGTCCAATTTTCTGTTTGGAAACAAGTCTATCTCCTTCATTGGATGTGGGATTCAGAGCTTCTTCTTTTTGACTTTAGCAGTTGCAGAAGCATTGCTTTTGACATCTATGGCTTATGATCGCTATGTGGCCATTTGCTTTCCTCTTCACTATCCCATCAGAATCAgcaaaagagtgtgtgtgttgaTGATAACAGGATCTTGGATAATGGGTGCTATCAACTCCTGTGCCCACACCACATATGCCCTCCATATCCCTTATTGCAGATCCAGGGCCATCaatcatttcttctgtgatgtcCCAGCCATGTTGACTCTGGCCTGCATTGACACCTGGGTCTATGAGTACACAGTGTTTGTGAGTACCACCCTATTTCTTGTGTTGCCTTTTATTGTTATTGCTTGTTCCTATGGCCGTGTTCTCTTTGCTGTCTATCGCATGAACTCagcagaagggaagaaaaaggccTATTCAACGTGCATCACCCACCTCACTGTGGTGACTTTCTACTATGCACCCTTTGTTTATACTTATCTACGTCCAAGATCCCTTCGATCTCCAACAGAGGACAAGGCTCTGGCTGTCTTCTATACCATCTTGACCCCAATGCTCAACCCTCTTATCTACAGCTTGAGAAACAAGGAAGTAATGGAGGCATTGAGAAGAGTAACTCAGAGACTCTGCTCTGTGAAAATGTAG